aaatgatcgaaataccccgaagggtaaaatgaccgaaataccctcgatgggtaaaatgatcgaaatgcCCTCTATGGGTAAattgaccgaaataccccctaaaggtgaaatgactgttatacccttAAGAGTTGAAATATGTGTATGACCAATTTGctttaagatatatatatacatgattgtTACTGAGTttgacatactgcatacacgtatgatttatgacatgacatattgcatggggttaggattctgatataggggaagtatactgtactggtggctttgtcacatatactattactggcagctttgctgcgttACTATTCTGGCAGCTTTCCTGCGATATTGTTGTGTTGGGTGGGTGGgacgattttatccccacatggtgtgttggtggttcggagtggtgtgttggttggattgggatgggttgcatcaCTGCATTATTCTATTTACTGTATTGGGCAAAGGCCCACATTGTCACTGTactgggctaaggcccacacccttactgtaatgggcttaggcccataCTGTACCGATGCTATatagggcttaggcccagactgATTCTGCATGTTCCATAGTGATTGTCTAGaaggggattacacattgagtgtCGAAAACTCACTTTTTCatttaactgtgcaggtaatcctcaaccATAGACGATTCGGGgttgcgagggactcggaggtggccacacaactactGCTGATGTTTACATTTgcctttcttttaattttattaatttgttgggttttaagtttgtaataaggccattaagttggttttaaaattttaattcggCTTTGCCTATTTATTTTACACTActagtttaggagaagacgaaattttaaattaatttttgcttTCAAAAAAACGGGTTTTAACAATAGAATTTAAAGAGCTTCCATGAGTTTTAGATCAACCtattaaaacaatatcaaaCAGCAAGACAAACGTTTTGACTGAATGAAATGTTAATTAATAGTAAGAAGCTTATTatgaacttaaaaataattttttaccaaTGAGACCTAATTGTCAAATACACTTTGATGTGGAACGCCAAATTTGACCATTATGTCTAGCCCGGGTTTGAAaactattttgaattatttttgaaggTTACAaatgtggtacaccgagtcttcAGTGTCGAATCTGTAAGTTTCTATATACTGTAGACTACTTAAACTGAAATATATTGAGAGATTACCATAGATACCAGGACTTTACTGAAACTCTTAGATTAGAGAAAATTGAGACTGTAGGAAAACTGAAAACTATAGGGAGACTCTTGAATTGCGAAAACAAACTCTGATTACTGTTTTTTCATAAGACATCTGTTAATAATTACTGGAATCATAAACTAATGCTTAAAACTTCGTAAACAGATTATACGTTATTCGATATGAGCACTAGAGGTACTCGCAAAAGGGGTACACGAGGCCGTGGTAGAGGCTGAGGAGGTGCTAGGGCTGGGCCTTCGGCGACAAGCCTCATGCCTAATGTTGAGGCTAGGAAGGCACCAACTTCACCGGTGACTGGGTTAGGATCATACGATGGAGCGACTGGGGAAGACGCATTATCCCAAGCTATGCTCCGTATTCTAAAAATGGTTGTAGGACCAACACTAGTGTTGTGGGCCGTGGGTCAATTTCTGAATGACTCCGGTCGAATGGAGCGAAAACTTTTAGGGGTGTATCTGGAGTAGCCCCTAATGTGGCTGAATACTGGTTGGAAGCCACGGAAAGAATAATGGATGATCTCGACTGCACTTCTAAGTAAAAGCTAAAAGGTGTAGTGTCTTTACTACGAGACGAGGCCTATCATTGGTGGCTTACCGTGAGAGAGGGTACTCAGGCCAGACGATTAACGTGGAATTTCTTTAAGTCGGCCTTCCAAGGAAAGTATGTGGGCGCAAGTTATGTGGACGCCCGAAGAAAGGAATTTTTGAGTTTGACCCAGGGGAATAAGACAGTGTCGCTATGCACGTGGGATAGTGGCAACTAAGTATAAGCGCTACGTGCGTTTTGAGGATGGTCTCTGGGATGAGTTGCGAGTTCTGATAGCTCCGTAGAGGGAGCGAGATTTTGCTGCCCTTGTTGAAAAGGTCAAAATTGCCGAGGATATGAAGCGCTCTAAGTGCCAGAACCGTGAGAAAGATACAGGCAGGTTTAGGAGGGATTTAGAGCCCTCACGTTCTTCTGATAGGCCTAAAAAGAAGGCCGGGTTTGATGGGCCAGTCTGAGCTGGGGTTACTATAGCTAGACTATAGCCTTATAATTACTGTGGGAGACATTATTTGGGTAAGTGTCGGAAGAAGATTGGggcatgtttcagatgtgggTCTAGGGAGCATCAAGTTAAGGATTGTCCTCAGAGGCTAACGCAGATGCAAGCTACAGGTCAGGGTTTTGTTCAGCCAGTGAGAGGTGGTCAGCAGCCACCAAGAGGCCGTGAGCAGGTTAGAAGTGAAAATGGTGTAGGTCGAGGTCGTGGAACATTTGGTAGAGGTGTTGGCAACAGTGAGGCAAGACAACCAGTACTGGTCTATGCTGCTCATTGCCGTGAGGATGATGATGCTCCAGATGTTATAATTGGTATGTTCCTAATTCATAAAGTTCCTTACACTGCTTTAATTGATATAGGGTTTACGCATTCATACATTGCATGCATTGTGTCTAGCACCTTGGGTATCATTTGTGATAGTACTATTAATAAGACGACGGTGTTGAGTCCGCTAGGACAATCAGTCAGGGTAGACAAGTTATTCAGAGATGTGGCCCTAGGGTTCAAGGAGTTATATTTCTAGCAGATTTAATGGAGCTACTGTTTGGTGATTTTGACCTAatcttggggatggattggttggtaAAACACCGTGCAAGTTTCGATTGTGCTGCTAAGCGTATGGTATTAAAGACTACTGAGGATGAGGAGGTGGTTGTGATTGGGGAGCAAAGGAATGTTCTGATTAATGTGATCTCTGCTTTAAGGGTTGAAAAATTGGTTCGCAAGGGTTGTGAGACGGTTCTAGCCTATATTAATACATCTAATTTTGAGGGTCCTTCTGTTGGAGATGTCAGAAATGTTAAGGATTTTTTCGATGTATTTCCTAATGAGCTCTCTAGGTTACCTCCGAGCCACGAGGTCAAATTTGGAATTGAGCTCCTGCCAGGAATGGCTCCAGTGTCTGTCGCCCCTTATAAGATGGCACTAAAAGACTTGGTGGAATCAAAAGCTCAAATCCAAGAACTATTAGATCGAGGGTTCATTCGacctagtgtgtctccgtggggagcACCAGTATTGttcgtaaagaaaaaggatgggacCATGCGTATGTGCATCGACTATCGGCAATTGAATAAACTgactatcaagaataagtatcccttGCCGAGGatagataatttatttgatcagttgcaAGGAGCAtcgattttctccaaaatagatcttcgttctgggtaccatcagttgagagttaaggAGCTTGATGTGTATAAGACTgcgtttaggactcgttatagtcattacgagttcctagtgatgctgTTTGGGCTGACGAAAGCACCAGCCGCCTTCATGGACCTAATGAACTGAGTTTTTCAACCCTATTTGGATTAGTTTGTGGTGGTATTTATAGATGATATCTTGGTGTATTCGAGAACTGAGGATGAACATGATGCCCATCCTCAAATTATTCTACAGATTTTAAGGGAAAAGCAATTGTACGCTAAGTTCAGTAAGTGTGAGCTCTGGTTGCGAGAAGTGACATTTCTGGGTCACGTGGTGTCTTCTGCGGGGATTAGGGTTGACCCTCGAAAATTTGAAGCTGTACTAGAATGGAAACCATCTAAGACTGTATCTAAGATTCAAAGTTTTCTGGGTCTGGCAAGGTATTACAGAcgttttgttgaggggttttccTTGATTGCTGCATCTTTGACTAAGTTGCTGCATAAAGGGGTACTGTTTATCTGGACTGATAAGTAGcaagaaatttttgagaaattgaagaaagtttTGACTGAGGCCCCTATCTTAATACTTCACTAtctacagtgatgcatcacacgttggtttgggttgtgtgctGATGCAAGGGGGTAAGGTGGTTGCTTATgcatctcgtcagcttaagCCTCTCGAGGTGAATTACCCTACTCATGATTTGGAGTTAGATGTGGTGGTATTTGCACTGAAAATTTAGAGGCACTATCTCTACGGTGAAAAGCGTACTATCTACATAgatcacaagagccttaagtatcttctcactcagaaggagttgaatcttaagCAGCGAAGATGGGTAGGgctgcttaaggattatgatttcTCAATTGAGTACCACCttggtaaggctaatgtggtggcTGACGCACTGAGTGGTAGGGTACTCAATTGagcaatcataatccttaagcactcagcttgtttgatgatggtagtttgTTGGCTGAGCTGGAAGTTAGACCAGCATGGACTAAACATATTAAGGGTAAACAGTTGTTGGATGTGTCACTAGTTCATCGTTTCTGACAAGTTGAGAATAGGGAAACTTCAAATTTGGGTTGATAGTGAACGAGTGTTGTGCTTCCAAGGGGGAGTCTATGTACCAAGGGATAATGATTTGAGGCAGTCTTTACTGTGAGAGGCACATAGTAATCCTTTTGTTATGCATCCGGGCAGGAATAAAATGTATCAAGATCTTCATGAGTTGTACCGGTGGCCAGGATTGAAACGTGAAGTAACTGATTTTGTGGGTAAATGTTTAACTTGTTAGCAAGTGAAGGCTGAACATTAGTTACCTTTAGGGTTTCTTCAGCCGGTTAAAATTTcactttggaagtgggagagagtaaccatggattttgtgagtgggTTGCCCTTAACGCCTACTAAGAAAGATTCTGTATGGGTTAGTGTAGATCGATTGACTAAATCTGCCCATTTCATACCAGTCCGTACTGATTACTCTTTGCATAAGGTGGCTAAACTGTATGTGGctgagattgtaagactgcatggggtatCGGTTTccattatatcagatagagatcctcgCTTCACGTCTCGATTCTAAAAGAAGTTACATGAGGCTTTGGGTACAAGACTAGACTTTAGTACTGCGTTTCATCCccagacagatggtcagtcAGAAAGAGTGATTCAAGTACTGGAGGATATGTTAAGGTGTTGTGTAATGGATTTCCAAGTCGACTGGGAGGATTATTTGCCGCTAGTAgagtttgcatataataatgGCTACCAGTCCAGTATGCAAATGGCATCGTACGAAGcattatatggtcgtaggtgtcgtACTCCTTcctgttggactgagttgggcgagAGGCAAGTTCTAGGGCCAGAATTGGTTTTTAACACCTAAGTGAAGGTAAAATTGATTCGAGACCGATTGAAGGAAGCATCTGAAAGGAAAAAGTCGTACGCGGATCTTAAATGCcgagagattgagtattctGTGGGGGACTATGTATTTCTTAAGGTTTCCCAATAGGAAAAGATACTGAGGTTTGGACGAAAGGGTAAGcttagccctaggttcattgggccttaTCGTATACTAAAGTGTGTGGGATCGATCGCATATCAACTTGAGTTGCCTCCAAAATTAGACCGACTTCACAATGTGTTCCATGTCTCCATGTTAAGGCGTTACTGCTCTGATCCTACACACATTGTTCTAGTTGAGAAAATCGAGGTTAGGCCAAATCTGACCGTCAAGGAGGAACCAGAGTAGATTTTAGACCGTGAGGTTAAGGTACTAAGGAAGAAATCTATTCCTCTAGTCAAAGTGCTTTGGTGTAATCACCGTTCAgaagaagccacgtgggaacccgaAGAGGCGATGCGACAGCAATACCCTCATCTtttctgatcaggtaaatttcgaggcttAAATTTCGttaagggggtagagttgtaacgctctaaatttcaagtcattaatttttgcatgatttttcACTGATTGCTTTTTCGCTTTAATGGTTCAGTgattttggtgtgtttgggagtgtttgagaagcctgggttcaagtttGGCCTTGGCACAATTTTTgctttttctcttaaatgaatctggacactggcaCGTAGGccttatatatattaatacttgttttatgacacaaagagGTTATTGGTCCAGTGGTAGGTGGCGTGTGAAGTATCcttgaggtctgaggttcaactCCTGGGTTGAGCAAGGTAGTAATTATTTTGTTGGTTGAGCTGTATAGGTAGTGGtgttggactgaaacacagtTGTGGTGAGTTTGAATGGATTTTGAGCGGAGTGGTTGGGGAAGTTGAGGAGGAATTGGTGGAAaaaatcaaggagggataaTGGAGGAGTTTTTAGGAGGAAATCAATGAGTTTGAGAGTGAGGGAGAGTTGTGCCGTTTAGGGGTAGGCTTATACCGAATTTGGTCTTTAGGCTTTGTGAGAATCGGTTTTGGGGTTGTTTTTCTCTCCGTCTCCTTttattttggaagtttttatttCACCTTCTGCTTGTGCTGAATATTGCTAAAAACTGTGGGTACCTTTCGGGTTTGCTCATTTGTTTTCCT
This genomic stretch from Gossypium raimondii isolate GPD5lz chromosome 6, ASM2569854v1, whole genome shotgun sequence harbors:
- the LOC128041713 gene encoding uncharacterized protein LOC128041713 translates to MKRSKCQNREKDTGRFRRDLEPSRSSDRPKKKAGCGSREHQVKDCPQRLTQMQATGQGFVQPVRGGQQPPRGREQVRSENGVGRGRGTFGRGVGNSEARQPVLVYAAHCREDDDAPDVIIDDGVESARTISQGRQVIQRCGPRVQGVIFLADLMELLFGDFDLILGMDWLVKHRASFDCAAKRMVLKTTEDEEVVVIGEQRNVLINVISALRVEKLVRKGCETVLAYINTSNFEGPSVGDVRNVKDFFDVFPNELSRLPPSHEVKFGIELLPGMAPVSVAPYKMALKDLVESKAQIQELLDRGFIRPSVSPWGAPVLFVKKKDGTMHDILVYSRTEDEHDAHPQIILQILREKQLYAKFSKCELWLREVTFLGHVVSSAGIRVDPRKFEAVLEWKPSKTVSKIQSFLGLARYYRRFVEGFSLIAASLTKLLHKGVLFIWTDK